In Acidobacteriota bacterium, the sequence GTCGCCGGCAAGTGGCAGGCGGCGTACTTCAACCGTCCCGAGTTCGAGATGTTCAACTATCGCGTTTACGCGCTATGCGGCGATGGATGCATGATGGAAGGCGTCTCCAGCGAAGCCGCTTCGCTCGCTGGACACCTGAAGCTCTCGAACCTCTGCTGGATCTACGACAACAATCACATCAGCATCGAAGGCAATACCTCGCTGGCCTTCAGCGAAGATGTAGCGACGCGCTTCATGGGCTACGGCTGGAACGTCACCCGCGTAGGCGATGCCAATGATCTCGAGATGCTGGAGCGCGCTTTCCGTAGCGCGCAGAAGAGCGCAGACCGTCCCACTCTGATCATCGTCGACAGCCACATCGGATACGGCGCTCCCAACAAGCAGGACACCAGTGGCGCTCACGGCGAGCCGCTGGGCGAGGCCGAGATTAAGCTCGCGAAACGCAATTATGGCTGGCCCGAAGACGCGAAGTTCCTTGTGCCCGACGGTGTGATAGACCACTTCAAGTCCGGAATCGGGAAGCGCGGAAGCGAAGCACGCCTTGGGTGGCGTCAGAAGTTCGAACAGTACCGCCAGAAATATCTGCAGCTCGCCGGTGATCTCGACAAAATGCAGCGCCGCCAGCTTCCCGATGGTTGGGATAAGGACATTCCCATCTTTCCGGCCGATTCCAAGGGACTCGCCGGACGCGACTCGTCAGCAAAGGTTCTGAATGCAATTGCGAAGAACGTGCCTTGGCTCATCGGGGGATCGGCTGACCTCTCACCATCGACCAAGACGCGCCTCACCTTCGACGGCGCCGGCGACTTCAGCGCCGAAAACTATGGCGGACGCAATCTGCACTTCGGCATCCGCGAGCACTCGATGCACTCCATTCTCAATGGACTCTCGACCTCGAAGCTCCGCCCGTTCGGCTCGCAATTCCTGATCTTCAGCGACTACGCGCGCACGTCCATTCGCCTGAGCGCGATCATGGAGCTGCCGGTAATCCACATTTTTACTCATGACTCGATTGGAGTCGGCGAGGACGGGCCCACGCATCAGCCTATCGAGCATCTCGCATCGCTTCGTGCCATTCCGGGACTCATCACCTTCCGTCCAGCCGACGCCAACGAGGTGGCGGAAGCGTGGAAGGTGACGATGAAGCTCACCTCGGAGCCGGTGGCGATGATCCTTTCGCGTCAGAATTGCGTGACTTTCGATCGCGCGAAGTACGCGCCCGCTTCGGGAGTGGCCAAAGGAGCGTATGTTCTGGCCGGCGATCCGAAGACAACGCCGGAGCTGATCATCATCGGCACTGGCAGCGAAGTGCAGATCTGCGTCGAGGCTTACGAAAAGTTAACCGCGGAGGGCGAAAATGTGCGCGTCGTCAGCATGCCTTCGTGGGAACTCTTCGAGCACCAAAGTGAGGAATACCGGGAGAGCGTGTTGCCCTCGGCAGTGCAGAATCGCATTTCTGTCGAGCAGGCTTCCACTTATGGATGGGCGCAGTACGTGCGCAATCCCGGTGCACGCATTGGCATGAAGACTTTTGGCGCCTCAGCCCCATTGAAAGAGTTGCAGAAAAAATTCGGCTTTACGCCTGAGGCGATCATCAGTGTAGCCAGGGAAATGTTGACGAGAAAGGTAGCCAAGGGAGCATGAAGGTCTCTATTGGCGCCGATCATGCCGGATTTCCGCTCAAGCAAGAAGTCGCGGCTCATCTGCGCGAACAGGGTCACGAGGTGATTGATCTCGGCACCAACAGCACCGATCCAGTCGACTATCCGGATTTCGCTGAGGCTGTGGGCAAGAGCATTCTCGACGGCACTGTGAAACGTGCGGTGCTGATTTGCGGCAGCGGCGTGGGCGCGTCGGTGGCGGCCAACAAGATGCCCGGAGTCCGCGCTGGATTGTGCCATGACGGCTACTCGGCGCATCAGGGCGTGGAGCACGACGATATGAATGTGCTGGTCCTCGGCGCACGCGTAATCGGCGTCGCATTAGCCAAGGAATTGGTCGACAACTACATGCGCGCCGCGTTTACGCATGAGGAACGGCACGAGCGCAGGCTGAACAAGGTGATGTCGATTGAGGAGCGGTACGGGAAGAAAGTTTCGGTGAAAAGCAGTATTCACTAAGCGGTTGTCAGTAGAAGGCTCCTTGTGGATTTTGTGGCACAGCCGCCCTCGGCTGTGGCTCTGCACAAGGCTCGCAACAGACAAGGTGCTTCGGGCACAGGGCTGGATTCACTGATTACTGACAAATTTGTATGTCAGTAAAACAGGAAAGTTCATGGTGGTACGGGCTGTGCCAGTGTTGTTGAGTGTGGGCGGAGCCACAGCCGAGGGCGGCTGTGCCACCAGGACTCACTAAACGTTCGTAAAGACGCAGCATGCTGCGTCTCTACCATGCAGCCTCGAATTAAAAATTTTTAGGAGTACAAGAAAATGAGCGCGATTCGTGCCACTGCTATTACGTCCATCACTTCCATCAATCCACTCAAAGCGCTGGCCACCTACGGACAATCCGTATGGCTCGACTACATTCGGCGCAGTCTTATCACCAGCGGTGAGCTGCAGCGCCACATTGACGAAGATGGTCTCGCCGGCGTTACCTCGAATCCCGCGATATTCGAGAAGGCAATCGCCGGCAGCAACGACTACGCCGACAAGCTATCGCGCCTGAACTCCAGCAACCTGGACGCGAAGGGAATCTACGAAGAGATTGCGATCGGCGACATTCAGGACGCCGCTGACATCATGAAGCCGGTGTACACAGCGACGAAACGCCGCGATGGATACGTGAGCCTGGAGGTCTCGCCCGATCTCGCCAACGACACCGCGGGAACGCTCGAAGAGGCCCGCCGTCTGTGGAAGCGCGTCGCGCGTGAGAACGTGATGATCAAAGTGCCTGCTACTCCAGCCGGCGTTCCGGCGATTCAGCAACTGATCAGCGAAGGCATCAACGTGAACGTCACGTTGCTCTTCGCGCAGCAGGCGTATGAAAACGTAGCCGAGGCCTACATCACCGGACTGGAGAAATTTGCCGCTTCAGGCGGGGATGTATCGCGCGTGGCCAGCGTGGCCAGCTTCTTCATCAGCCGCATCGATACGCTTATCGACAACCTTCTGACAGAAAAAATCAAGCGTGCCGGCTCCGACCAGGAGCGCCAGCTCCTCGAATCCCTGTTAGGCAAAGTCGCCATCGCCAATGGAAAGCTCACTTACGAAAGGTACAAGCAGATCTACAGCGGCCCAAGATGGAACGCGCTCAAGGCCAAGGGCGGGCAGACACAGCGTCTGCTCTGGGCGTCGACCAGCACCAAGAATCCAAGCTATCGCGATGTGATCTACGTTGAGGAGCTTATCGGACCAGACACCGTCGATACGATTCCTCCGGCAACCTTCGACGGATTCCGCGATCACGGCGTTCCCAAAGAAAGCCTCGAAGCCAATCTCGACGCCGCGCGCCAAACCATGCAGAACCTGGCGAACGCCGGGGTGTCGATGAAAGACGCCACGGAGAAACTGCTCGCCGATGGAGTGAATATCTTCGAAGAAGCATTCGGGAAATTGCTCGAAGCCATCGAGAAGAACAGGAAGAAGAATTTAGCCCCAAAAATCGCCCAGATGACGTGGAAGCTGCCTGCCGATCTCGAAGCCAGGGTGAAAGCGACCGTTCAGGAATGGGAACAGGGCAAGAAGATGCGCCGCCTGTGGGGACGCGACTCGTCGCTCTGGACCAACTCCGACGAATCCAACTGGCTGGGCTGGCTGGCGATGACCGAAGATCAACTTGCGCATATCGCCCATCTCAACTCCATCGCCGAAGAAGTGCAGCAGTCTGGCTTCAGCCACGTGGCGCTGCTCGGCATGGGGGGATCGAGCTTGGCTCCGGAAGTTATGAGCATGACTTTCGGACGCGCGAAAGGCTTTCCCGAGTTCCACATGCTCGACTCTACTGATCCGGCGCAGATCAAAGCATTCGAGGGCAGGCTCAACCTGAAGACGACATTGTTCATCGTCTCCAGCAAATCAGGAAGCACGCTGGAACCCAACATCTTCAAACAGTACTTCTTCGAGCGCATGAAGCAGACGGTAGGAGAAGCGAAAGTTGGCGAGCACTTCATCGCGATTACCGATCCGGGATCGGCTTTCGAGAAGGTCGCGACCCGCGATAAGTTCCGTCACATCTTCCACGGACGCGCCGACATCGGCGGCCGCTACTCCGCGCTCTCCGATTTCGGACTCGTACCCTCAGCGGTGATGGGCGTAAACGTAAAGAAATTCCTGAACTGTACCGAGGAGATGGTGCAGGCCTGTGCGGCGACGGTTCCCGTAGCCGACAATCCAGGTGCCGTTCTGGGAATCATCATGGGCGTGCACTGCAATGCCGGCAAAGACAAGGTCACACTCATTACCTCTCCGGGTATTTCCGACCTGGGTGCATGGCTCGAACAGTTGCTTGCCGAGTCTACTGGCAAAGAGGGTAAAGGCATTATCCCGGTGGATCGCGAAGAGGTCGGCTCGCCTGAAGTCTATGGCAAAGACCGGCTCTTCGTTTACATCCGCCTGGAAGGCGCAGCCGATGCCGCGCAGGACACAAAGGTGGACGCGCTGGAGAAAGCTGGGCTCTCCGTCGTCCGCATCAAGGTGCTGGACAAGTACGACATCGGTCAGGAGTTCTTCCGCTGGGAGATCGCAACCGCGGTTGCAGGATCTGTGATCGGAATCAACTGCTTCAATCAGCCCGACGTCGAGGCCAGCAAGATCGAGACGCGCGAGCTCACCCAGAAGTACGAAGAGACCGGATCGTTGCCGCCCGAGTCCCCCATCCTCGACGACCAGGGCATCAAGCTCTTCGCGGACGAGAAGTACGCAGGCAAGCTCACGATTGCTGCAGGCAAAGAAAAGACGCTGGCGGCGTATCTCCGTGCGCATCTCGACACCATTGGCGCTGGAGATTATGCGGCATTGCTCGCCTACGTGCAGATGAACGAAGCTAATGACAAGGCGCTGCAGAGCACACGCAAGGCGATCCGCGATCGCAAGAAATCAGCGACGTGCCTTGGCTTTGGTCCGCGCTTCCTGCATTCCACCGGACAGGCATACAAAGGCGGTCCCAATACGGGAGTCTTTCTGCAGATCACTTGCGACGATGCAGCCGATCTGCCCGTGCCCGGGCAGAAGTTCACGTTCGGCGTGGTGAAAGCGGCGCAGGCGCGGGGCGACTTCCAGGTGTTAAGCAAACGGAATCGGCGGGCGCTGAGGGTGCATTTAGGGAAAGATGTGGCGGCGGGATTGGCGACGCTGGATCGAGTGGTTAAGCAGGTTATTTGAGTACCTCAAAGTGACGAACATCGGTAGAGATGCAGTATGCTGCGTCTCTCCATGCAGATTGAATTCAGAGACTGTCATCCTGAGGCCCGGTTTTGGCCGAAGGATCTCCCGGAATATGTCGGACTTACTTGCTGCTTGTGCGGCTCTTTCACGAGGGCCTGAGTGCATGGCCAAAGTGCCACGAAGGGGCAACTAAGTCCGACGCATCGCGGGAGATCCTTCGCCCAAAAGAGGGGCTCAGGATGACGGTCGAAGAGTGTCGATTTCTAAAAGGAGTTCCACCTTATGCAGATGGGCATGGTAGGTCTAGGAAGAATGGGCGGCAACATGGTGCGCCGCCTTATACGCGGAGGCCATCAGATCGTTGTTTCTGACCTGAGCGCCGAAACTGTCAACGCGATCGCTAAGGAAGGCGCAGTCCCCAGCAGCGGGCTGGACGATCTAGTGAAGAAACTCAACAAGCCGCGTGCTGTATGGGTGATGGTTCCCGCCGGAGATCCCACCGAGAAGACGGTCTTCGCACTCACGGAAAGGCTCGAATCTGGCGACACCATCATCGACGGCGGCAACTCCATGTGGAAGGACGACATCCGCCGCGCGAAGATCCTCAGGGCAAAAGGCATTCACTACGTCGACGTCGGCACCAGCGGTGGCATCTGGGGCATCGATCGCGGCTATTGCATGATGATTGGCGGTCCCGATGAGGCAGTGAAGCGTCTCGATCCGCTCTTCAAGACACTCGCGCCGGGAATCGGTGACATCCCACGCACTCCCGGATGGGAGAAGAAGCCGGGCAACACCGCCGAGCAGGGATACATTCACGCCGGTCCTTCGGGAGCGGGACATTACGTGAAGATGGTGCACAACGGCATCGAGTACGGCCTGATGCAAGCGTATGCCGAAGGCTTCGATATTTTCCGCAACGCCAACTCCAAAGAAATTTCCGAAGATCAGCGCTACAACCTAAACCTTCCGGAGATCGCCGAAGTGTGGCGTCGGGGATCGGTAGTGGCCTCGTGGCTGCTCGACTTGACGGCGATGGCCCTTATAGAAGATCCCGAACTTGCCCAATACAGCGGATTCGTCCAGGACTCCGGCGAAGGACGCTGGACAATCGAAGCCGCGGTCGCCACAGCGGTTCCGGCTGACGTGCTGACGGCCGCGCTGTACACCAGATTCCGCTCGCGCCAGGAACACACATTTGCCGAGAAGACGTTGTCAGCCATGCGGCAAAAGTTTGGCGGACATGTTGAGCCGAAGAAGGCGGCGGGAAAGATTGCTTGAAAACGGCTTTCGGCCATCAGCTGTCGGCTTTCGGCCACGAAGCAGTTTGGTATCAACTCATTTGTGGCACAGGCGCCCTCGCCTGTGTTCGTTTTGGGCAGAGCCACAGCCGACGGAGGCTGTGCGACAGTGCCCGATAAATTTTCGTAGAGACCCAGCATGCTGCGCTTCTACCATGCA encodes:
- the rpiB gene encoding ribose 5-phosphate isomerase B, giving the protein MKVSIGADHAGFPLKQEVAAHLREQGHEVIDLGTNSTDPVDYPDFAEAVGKSILDGTVKRAVLICGSGVGASVAANKMPGVRAGLCHDGYSAHQGVEHDDMNVLVLGARVIGVALAKELVDNYMRAAFTHEERHERRLNKVMSIEERYGKKVSVKSSIH
- the gnd gene encoding decarboxylating 6-phosphogluconate dehydrogenase, with the translated sequence MQMGMVGLGRMGGNMVRRLIRGGHQIVVSDLSAETVNAIAKEGAVPSSGLDDLVKKLNKPRAVWVMVPAGDPTEKTVFALTERLESGDTIIDGGNSMWKDDIRRAKILRAKGIHYVDVGTSGGIWGIDRGYCMMIGGPDEAVKRLDPLFKTLAPGIGDIPRTPGWEKKPGNTAEQGYIHAGPSGAGHYVKMVHNGIEYGLMQAYAEGFDIFRNANSKEISEDQRYNLNLPEIAEVWRRGSVVASWLLDLTAMALIEDPELAQYSGFVQDSGEGRWTIEAAVATAVPADVLTAALYTRFRSRQEHTFAEKTLSAMRQKFGGHVEPKKAAGKIA
- the tkt gene encoding transketolase; the protein is MDAVQQANSGHPGTPMAMAPVVYTLWNRVLRFDPEDCIWPNRDRFVLSIGHASMLLYSILHLTNVKAVDSNYEQVGKPTVTIDDIKRFRQLESKCPGHPEYRWTSGVETTTGPLGQGVATSVGMAVAGKWQAAYFNRPEFEMFNYRVYALCGDGCMMEGVSSEAASLAGHLKLSNLCWIYDNNHISIEGNTSLAFSEDVATRFMGYGWNVTRVGDANDLEMLERAFRSAQKSADRPTLIIVDSHIGYGAPNKQDTSGAHGEPLGEAEIKLAKRNYGWPEDAKFLVPDGVIDHFKSGIGKRGSEARLGWRQKFEQYRQKYLQLAGDLDKMQRRQLPDGWDKDIPIFPADSKGLAGRDSSAKVLNAIAKNVPWLIGGSADLSPSTKTRLTFDGAGDFSAENYGGRNLHFGIREHSMHSILNGLSTSKLRPFGSQFLIFSDYARTSIRLSAIMELPVIHIFTHDSIGVGEDGPTHQPIEHLASLRAIPGLITFRPADANEVAEAWKVTMKLTSEPVAMILSRQNCVTFDRAKYAPASGVAKGAYVLAGDPKTTPELIIIGTGSEVQICVEAYEKLTAEGENVRVVSMPSWELFEHQSEEYRESVLPSAVQNRISVEQASTYGWAQYVRNPGARIGMKTFGASAPLKELQKKFGFTPEAIISVAREMLTRKVAKGA
- the tal gene encoding transaldolase, which codes for MSAIRATAITSITSINPLKALATYGQSVWLDYIRRSLITSGELQRHIDEDGLAGVTSNPAIFEKAIAGSNDYADKLSRLNSSNLDAKGIYEEIAIGDIQDAADIMKPVYTATKRRDGYVSLEVSPDLANDTAGTLEEARRLWKRVARENVMIKVPATPAGVPAIQQLISEGINVNVTLLFAQQAYENVAEAYITGLEKFAASGGDVSRVASVASFFISRIDTLIDNLLTEKIKRAGSDQERQLLESLLGKVAIANGKLTYERYKQIYSGPRWNALKAKGGQTQRLLWASTSTKNPSYRDVIYVEELIGPDTVDTIPPATFDGFRDHGVPKESLEANLDAARQTMQNLANAGVSMKDATEKLLADGVNIFEEAFGKLLEAIEKNRKKNLAPKIAQMTWKLPADLEARVKATVQEWEQGKKMRRLWGRDSSLWTNSDESNWLGWLAMTEDQLAHIAHLNSIAEEVQQSGFSHVALLGMGGSSLAPEVMSMTFGRAKGFPEFHMLDSTDPAQIKAFEGRLNLKTTLFIVSSKSGSTLEPNIFKQYFFERMKQTVGEAKVGEHFIAITDPGSAFEKVATRDKFRHIFHGRADIGGRYSALSDFGLVPSAVMGVNVKKFLNCTEEMVQACAATVPVADNPGAVLGIIMGVHCNAGKDKVTLITSPGISDLGAWLEQLLAESTGKEGKGIIPVDREEVGSPEVYGKDRLFVYIRLEGAADAAQDTKVDALEKAGLSVVRIKVLDKYDIGQEFFRWEIATAVAGSVIGINCFNQPDVEASKIETRELTQKYEETGSLPPESPILDDQGIKLFADEKYAGKLTIAAGKEKTLAAYLRAHLDTIGAGDYAALLAYVQMNEANDKALQSTRKAIRDRKKSATCLGFGPRFLHSTGQAYKGGPNTGVFLQITCDDAADLPVPGQKFTFGVVKAAQARGDFQVLSKRNRRALRVHLGKDVAAGLATLDRVVKQVI